The Brevibacillus choshinensis genome includes the window AATTTGCTGATCTTCGACGATTACATCGTATTCGATAACCATAGGGTCCGCGTTTTCTTTTGTAGTTCTTGCAATACCTCATCTTGTGAACTCAATCTACCCCCCTGTAGATAAAATACCATTATCAGCTTTCTCATTATGATTCAGGAGCATTTTACCAGTAATCAAATAGGCAAAAAGCCCTCTTCATTTATTTGAAGAGGACTCTACTCCTATTGAGTCTATGATTATAAAGTTTCACTCTCTTCCACCAACGGCATCGCCTGCCACTTCTCTCCCCATTGCCGCATCTGCAAAAGATTGTCTCCATACTCTCTTGTCCAAAAGAACGCACTTTCTTTTAATAAGCTTCATAAATGTAGAGCAGCTAACCAATCGTAAGGAGGTGTCGTCTCATGACTCAGCCCGTAGAGTATTCCTGCTATGTGCCCATCTGTGCAGCGATCCAGGTTATCGGGGGCAAATGGTCTTACTTCGTCATTGCCCAACCGTGCAAAAGGCCTCTGCGCTTCACCTTTTTCATGGAAAATTACATCAGCGCATACTCCCCCATTCAAAATAGAACGTATGCCGAAGCCATTGCACATGACATCCCCGTCAACCTCATTGCCGTCGACGACATCGGGGCATTCGTCAAAATCGCTTTTCAGGAACCAGAAACCTTCATCGGAAAGACGATGGAAATGGCCAGCGATTCGCTTACTCCTCCTGAACTTGCAGCAGCGTACAGCCGTGCTACAGGTCAATCCATCGTGTATACACCGATCTCCATCGAAACGATACGAGCTGAAAGTGAAACCCAGGCGAACATCTATGAGTGGTTAAACAGTGGCGGCCATGTCGTTGACCTTCCTGCTCTGCGAGCGTTACACCCTGGTCTCACTCGCTTTGAGGATTGGCTAGCGAAACAAGGAAAGGGAAAAAACTAGCGGAAAACGACAAAGAACTCGATCCGTTTCGGGATGGAGTTCTTTGTGTGTATCATCTATTCCAGATCAAATTTGAAATCGTCATCCGAGAGCTGCTCTACATGAATGGTGCGTACGTAGCCGTTCCCTTTTTTGGAGAAGAAATCGTGTTGCTTCGTTTGCGTGCGAATGCCATTCAGGACAATCGGGTTGACGTCTTCTTCCGGGAAGATCGGATCCAGCCCCAGATTCATCAGGGCTTTATTCGCGTTGTATCGGACATAGGCTTGTACTTCCTCTGCGAGACCAATGGATGCGTACAGCTCAGTCGTATACGCCTCTTCATTTCGCTGAAGCTCTTGCAACAGTTCGTACAACTCTTCTTTGCATGCCTGCTGTTCATTTACGCTCAAACGCTGGTATACTTCCTGCGCCAGCACCCCAACGTACAAGCCGTGAATGCTCTCATCGCGGACAATTAAGTCGATAATTTCACCGCTGCTCGTCATCTTGCCTTGTCCTGCCAAATAGAGCGGATAAAAGAAGCCACTGTAGAACAGATAGCTCTCCAAAAAGACGGAAGCGACCATCGCCATGTACAGGTCCTTCTGCGTCTCGATTTCTTGATAACGACTGGAAATCAATTTTGCCTTCAATTGGAGACGAGGGTTTTGCTCCACCCAGCTGAAAATCTCATCGATCTCCTCTGTCGCTGCCAGCGTGGTAAAAATGCTGCTGTACGATTTGGCGTGGATCTGCTCCATCATTCCCATGAACGCGAGAACGGCTTTGCGCTGCAGACCGTCCACATGCTCCATGATTTTGGGCATCCCGACTCCACCTTGGACCGTATCCAGCAAAGTGAGACCACCCAACACTTTTTTATAGGTGTCGCGCTCAGCAGCCGTCAACTCCATCCAGGACATTTTATCGTCTGAGAGCGGAATTTCGTCGTCCGTCCAAAACTGCATAATGTTTTGATTCCAAAACGTCATCGTAAAATCATCATCTGGCCTGTTCCAATTGACAGCTTTCATTGGGCGTTCCTCTTCTCTATATGCTTGTTCCTACCTCTATGTCATTCCTGCATGTTTACACGGCGCAGCTAATGCACTCTTCTACGGTCAAATGCTTGGTGCGTGTATAGTAGAGTGATTTCAGACCTTTTTTCGCCGCGTAAATATAGTAACGTGCCAGATCTCTCGTGGACACATTGCTGTTCACGTGGAGGACCGTTGAAATCCCTTGGTCTACGTGCTCTTGAATCTCAGCAATTAGATCGATGACCTTGAACTGGTCGATCACGTATGCCGACTTGTAATAAAAGTAATTCTCTTGCGACAAGTATGGCATCGGGTAGTACGTCGTCGAGTTGGCGTAGGTTCTTGTTTCGATGTGCTCTACAATTGGCATAACGCTCGAAGTTGCATTTTGGATGTAAGAAATGCTCTGGGTTGGCGCAATCGCGAGTCGATAAGCGTGATACACCCCGTACTTTTGAACGTTTTGCTGCAGAGCTGCCCAATCCTCTGTTGTCGGAATATGCATACCCGAGAAGAGCTGCTTGGCTTTTTCCGTCCGCGGCTGATAATCCGTCGTAACGTATTTCGCAAAATACGTTCCTTTGGCATACTCCGATTGCTCAAATCCGAGGAAGGTCGTCTCTCTTTCTTTGGCAATCTCCATGCTCTTTTCGAGTGAATAATAGTTCATCATCATGAAGAACGTGCGGGCAAAATCTTTAGCCTCTTCACTTTCATAGGCGATTTTGTTTTTTGCCAGGAAGCCGTGCAGGTTCATGGCACCGAGACCAACCGAGTGGAGCTCGCGATTTGCCTTTTGGACTCCCGGGGCATTTTCCACGGCTGTCATGTCACTTACGGCTGTGATGGCCTCGATGCCTTCGTGTACAGACTCTCGAATCATCTTTTGTTCCATGACGTTTACAATGTTGAGCGATGCCAGATTGCAACTGATGTCTCGACGAATGATATCCATCTCACCGTAGTTAGTGATGGTCGATGTATCCTGCAGCTGGAAGATCTCCGTGCACAGATTAGACATCTTGACCGATCCGATATCCTTGAGCGCGTGGTTCTTGTTAGCATTGGACTTATTCATGATGTAAGGATAGCCAGACTCGAGCTGGATCATAGCGATCTTCGTCAGCATTTCCCGTGCGCTCATGATCGTCTTTTTCTTGACTCGGTCATTGGCGAGCAGCTCTTCGTACATCTCATCCATGTCCAAATCATCCAGATGCTTACCGTATTCTTTGTAGACGGAGTAGGGGGCAAAGATAGTCAATGGTTTATTTTCTTCTGCCAGCTTGTAAAAAACATGAGGCACAATCAAGCCAATCGACAGCGTTTTGATCCGCGATTTTTCATCGGCGTTGATCTTCTTACAATCGAGAAACTCGTTGATGTCCCAGCCAAAAATGTTGTAGTAGGCAGCTCCCGAGCCTTTGCGCTGACCCATCTGATCGGCGTACGAAAAAGCGTCTTCGAGAAGCTTGAGTACTGGCATGATACCTTTTGCTGCCCCTTCTACTCCTTTGATCGGTTCTCCACGGCCACGCAGCTTGGATAAATTAACCGCGACACCTCCACCAATCTTGGACAATTGCATGCACGTTCCTAATATGTAATTGATCGAGTTGAGAGAATCGTCCATCTCGAGCAAAAAACACGAAACCATTTCACCGCGGCGACTTTTCCCAGCATTTAAAAACGTCGGGGTAGCAGGCTGCAGCCGTTGATCCATCATCGACACCGTCAAGCGCTTGGCCGTGTCAAAATCCCCTTGAGCCAGTGACAGGGCGACGATAGCGACGCGGTCCGGGTATTGCTCGAGATACGTAGATTTATCGTCTGTTTTGAGTGCGTAATCCTTATAAAACTTGGAGATGGCCATGTAAGAAGCGAATTGGAATGAAGCTTCCTTTGCCAATCGGAATACTTCATCCACCTGTGCCTCAGTATAACGCTCGTACACATTTTCGTAGTAGTCGTTCTGGATCAAGTAATCCATTCTTTCCTTGACGCTACCAAAGGACATCGTCTTGGCTTCCACTTCTCTCAGAAAGTCCGCAACAGCTTCCTTGTCTTTTTCCAATTGGTAAAACCCGTCTTCGCCTCGTTGCATGAGTTCATTGTTCAATTCAATATGCCGCAATGGTGGCCACCCCGCTCGTAAAATGTTCTACATCCCGGCCGGTACCGGATAATTCAAATTTGGAGATCACCGGAACGCCGTATTGATGGGCGATTGTATCGGCGCTCTTAGCAAAGCTCGTCCCCCAGTTGCGATTGCCACTTGCTGAGACACCTTTCATATACAAGTGGTTTCGTTGGAGAAACGACGTCACTTTTTCTGGAACCTGTCCAAAACCAGTCGTATAGGTAATTAAGACAAACGGTTCCTCGATCACCATCTGTTCATCAATCTCCACACTGGGCAGATTGAGCTTGTTAACAAATCTCCGAACGTTTCCTGTCTTGGAATCGTACGCGATGAGCATATGTCCCCTCATCCTTTCATTCCTGATCCTGCAATAGAAAAGCGCATTCGACTGTAAGAGAAAGTCGAATGCGCAAAGAGTCCAAAGATCTACCGACTCGCAACCGCGAATCGAGCGCTCGAACACTTCTCCTATCTCCCGTAGGTTCCCTCGTGTCATCGGTTAGGCAGGTCTCCTGGCTCTAGGATCACCGCTTCATCCTGCCTTCCCGATCACGTCGATCAGTGGCAAATTTGGTCAAATGGAGCTCCCCTGTTACAGTGGCGGGACCGCGTCGGAATCGCACCGACTTCCCTATTAAGTCTGCCAATATTTCGTAGCTAGACACCTATCCGCATCAATATGTAGTTGGTAGAAATTACTTTACATCAATATGTCGTAGCAGTCAAGAGAGAGAAGAGAGTTTCTGCCTATTAGTTGTGACGGAAATGTGCTACTCCAATAGTTTGCAATCTTGTCAAATCTTGTAGAATCAGACAAAAAGAGAAAACCGCCCGCGAGCTTGCGGACGGTGCGCAATTCAAATACGGCAAACGGATTATTGAAGGGACACGACTTTGGTAATCTGCGGTAATTCCTCGATCGCGGTAACGACAGAAGGTGTAATTTCTTCATCCGTTACAGAAACGAGTAAAGCGTTTTTCCCCTTTTGCTCACGAGATACATTCAGCTTGGAAATGTTGATTTCATAATCTGCCAATTTCCGTGAGACATCATAAATAACCCCTGGATAATCCACATGATGTACCAGTAGCCCATGTGCCCCTGCTGGAATGCGGCACGCACAGTAATTGATTTCGCTAATATACACTTCGCGCCAATCTTGAGCAAAGGTGTATTTCGTGCTGCCCACACGAAGGACAGCCAGATGGTTGGCGTACTCTCCTGAACTGTGTTGAACAGGGATGCGGACGCCAAAACCTTCTACCAGTAGATTTGCTATTTCATCCTTGTTGTCATGAGCTAAAATGCTCAAAGAAGCTCCCGCCAGATTTGGTTCAATACGCTGTATGAGTCTGGCAAGCTCGCGAAGCCCGGCAAGTTGTTCGGTCATCGTCAACCCTCACTCTCCCATTTTGTTTCACTGGTTTAGGGAAGAATCCACTCTTCCGGTTCTTTGAGAATGGAGGAATGGTTTTCAGAACGATACCACGCGGTGAGCGGTTTCCCATCTTTCGTAAAATCAATTTTATAGATGGTATTGCCTTTCCCGCCTCGTTCAAATGGACTCTCGTCTACAGGAACAGCAGTCACGCCACCCGCAACGATCACACCGCCTTTATCCTGAATCACTTTCTTGATAATAGCCATATGCTCTTGTCCAGTCGTTGACATGCCCTTGTATGCTAAAAACCCCAGGAGGAGAGCTCCTACTAAAAAAGAAACAATGATGATTTTTGACTTCTTCGCTGGATCCACCGCGTTACCCCCGTCAATCTTGTGTTCTATTTGTCCATCAAGGTGACTTGATCAATCGTTCCTCCGCCCAAGCAGAATTCTCCGTCATAGAAGACGACAGCTTGACCAGGCGTTACTGCTTTTTGAGGTTTTTCAAACACGACCTCGACCGTGTTGCCTTCCCGCAGATGAACAGTGACTCCTTGATCTGGTTGACGGTAGCGGAATTTGGCGGTACAGGTAAAGACTGATGCAGGTTGTTGATTACTTACCCAGCTCACATCAGTCGCGATCAAGCTGGTAGAGTACAGACGTGGATGATCCGAGCCTTCCCCCACGATCAATGCGTTGCGTTTCAGGTCTTTGTCGACCACGAACCAAGGTTGTCCACTGGTTCCATGCCCTCCGCCGATACCCAGTCCCTGGCGTTGACCCAGCGTATAGTACATCAAGCCGTCGTGTTGACCAATCACGGTCCCCTCTACGGTCTCGATATTACCTGGCTTGGCAGGTAGGTAGTTTTGTAAAAACTCACGGAAGTTTCGTTCACCGATAAAGCATATACCGGTACTGTCCTTTTTCTTCGCAGTGGCGAGTCCTGCTTGTTCGGCAATTTCTCGCACTTGTGCTTTTGGCATATGGCCGATCGGGAACATGGTTCGAGACAGCTGGTCCTGACCCAGCACATTGAGGAAATAAGTCTGATCCTTGTTGGAGTCTACTCCACGGATCAGCTTGTACTCGCCGTCTACTTCCTTCACCTGCGCGTAGTGTCCGGTAGCGATATAATCCGCGCCCAAATCCTTGACTTTAGAGAGCAATTCTCCAAACTTGATTTCTCGATTGCACATGACATCCGGATTTGGAGTACGCCCTCGTTTATATTCATCCAAAAAATACTGGAATACTTTATCCATGTATTCTTTTTCAAAATTGACTGTGTAGTATGGAATGCCGATTTGTTCACAGACGCGCCGAACGTCCTGGAAGTCATCTTCCGCCGTGCAGTGGCCGAATTCATCGGTATCATCCCAGTTTTTCATGAAGATGCCGATGACGTCATATCCCTGTTGCTTGAGCAGGTAAGCCGTCACGGAGGAGTCGACTCCGCCGGACATACCGACAACGACGCGTGTATCCTCTGGTCGTTTCATGGTCTTTCTCCTCTTTTTTCAATTTGTTCCTCTAACAGATTACCACGTTTCGCAAAACAAATCATGTGTTGTTACACTTCGAAGAAAAAACGCCTGTCGCAACGTGGCAACAGGCGCATTCTTTGTCGTATTAGCTTTGGGAGCTTTCGTCCTTGATTTCCGAACGAAAACCATCAATACTTTCTTCACGACGCTGGTTTTTCGCTTCAATGTTCGCCTTTTCTTCTGCTGAAATCTCACCTGCATGGGCCGCCAAGTAATCCCTTGACTCGCGAATGCTCTCCTCGGTGTTTTGCAGCATTTCCTGCAGTTTTTCTACATTGTCTGAACGATCATCCGGCTTTGCCATCTACAAGCACTCCTCGCAACATGATATCGTGGTGAATACACCTATACCATTGTGCGCCAATCATGGATGATTTATGTAAAAGGAAGGCCGTGCTATAATGCAAAGACGAAAAAACATGAAGCAAAGAGGGTTTCACAGATGGCATCTCTCGATTTACTCGAACGCAAGCTACTCAAAATCATCTCCGAGACAGATCCTGTCCGACTCAAGCGCCAGCGAATGACGGATCACAAACAACGAGAAACAGAAGATGAGCAACGGCTACGAATCGGACTACTCCTACGCAGGCTCGACAAGCTGCCGGAAGAAAAACGGCAGGAAGTCCTGAACCTATTGCAATGGTTTAACTGGTAGCAGCCTTATCGGATACTTTCTCCAATCCCCCAATTTCCGTTTGTGCGTAGCATGCTTTTCACGTCAACAATCGCGTCATGGTTCAGTGGTCCATAGATGTGCGGGTACAGCAACCCATCCTTGGCTTGCTCATATTTGATTGGAGACGCCGATTTGTCTTCATCTACGACGAGCACAAACAACTCACCCTCGTATTCAGCGTATACGCGATCTGCGACTTTCCCAAGCAGATCATCCCCTTTTGTCGCATGGATGAATCCTTCCTGCTCATAGTCTCGCGGGAGATAATGCTCCCGTCCTTCCCATTGTTCCCAGTATCCTTTTGGCACTAAGCAATAAATCGTATTCATGATCGTTTCCCCATTTCTCGTATGCTTTTCTAACGTATAAGAATATTTAAGCGCGGACGCTTATATATTCTGGAGCGCATGAAAACTTTCCGCTGATACGCGGTCGCTCATCCTTGAGCAGGCCTCGATAGACGTTCTCTTAACGACGCAGGTGTTTGTCGATGTGGCGAATCGCTTTATCGTAAAACATCCCATCTATTCTACCTTGATCTCGTCTCCACTGAATGAAGTTCCTCAAGGAATGCAGATCGACCCAGGCATCCTTTGACTGTGGATTGTTGTCGGGGACCTCTCCGGTAACTTCCCCTTCATACACCAGCCTGGCCATCTCGTTTGGGTGATATCCGATTTGGTAAGCAATGTGATGCAGTGCGATTTTCATGGATCCTCCTAGCTCCTAGCTTGGCTTTCTTTTATTGTGCCAGTCTTTTTATTCGATGCCAAGTCCTTAACCTGCTATCGCTGATTTGCTACAATGGACGAACCTTATCCTACATGCTGGAGGACTACATAATGTTTAATTGGAAACGCAAACCACATAAGCCATTGTGGAAGCGCAAATCTTTATGGATGATTCTGGTGCTGGTCACCTTTGTGTATGTAACCAATAGTTCTTTCTTTGCGAAAGAATCTGTTCGCGAACCCTTTCTCCTCGCCCATCGCGGTATGGCTCAAACCTTTCATATGGAGGGCATCACTGACGAGACTTGTACGGCTGAAAGAATTTATCCCCCTGAGCACCCCTATCTGGAAAACACGATTCCATCTATGCAAGCAGCCTTTGATGCAGGGGCAGACGTAATAGAATTGGACGTGCAGCCGACGAAGGATGGAACGTTTGCCGTCTTTCACGATTGGACATTAGGATGTCGCACAAACGGCGAGGGAGTTACTCGTGATTTTCCCTTGAACGAGCTGCAAAAGCTCGATATCGGGTACAACTATACGGCTGATCACGGGGCGACCTTCCCCTTTCGCGGGAAAGGAATCGGGATGATGCCTTCGCTCGATGATGTCCTCGAGCACTTCCCTAAGCAATCCTTGTTGATCCACGTAAAGAGCAACGACCCAGCAGAGGGTATCATGCTGGCTGAATACTTGTCAAAGC containing:
- a CDS encoding NmrA family NAD(P)-binding protein; protein product: MTQPVEYSCYVPICAAIQVIGGKWSYFVIAQPCKRPLRFTFFMENYISAYSPIQNRTYAEAIAHDIPVNLIAVDDIGAFVKIAFQEPETFIGKTMEMASDSLTPPELAAAYSRATGQSIVYTPISIETIRAESETQANIYEWLNSGGHVVDLPALRALHPGLTRFEDWLAKQGKGKN
- a CDS encoding ACT domain-containing protein, whose translation is MTEQLAGLRELARLIQRIEPNLAGASLSILAHDNKDEIANLLVEGFGVRIPVQHSSGEYANHLAVLRVGSTKYTFAQDWREVYISEINYCACRIPAGAHGLLVHHVDYPGVIYDVSRKLADYEINISKLNVSREQKGKNALLVSVTDEEITPSVVTAIEELPQITKVVSLQ
- the tlp gene encoding small acid-soluble spore protein Tlp encodes the protein MAKPDDRSDNVEKLQEMLQNTEESIRESRDYLAAHAGEISAEEKANIEAKNQRREESIDGFRSEIKDESSQS
- the nrdF gene encoding class 1b ribonucleoside-diphosphate reductase subunit beta, which produces MKAVNWNRPDDDFTMTFWNQNIMQFWTDDEIPLSDDKMSWMELTAAERDTYKKVLGGLTLLDTVQGGVGMPKIMEHVDGLQRKAVLAFMGMMEQIHAKSYSSIFTTLAATEEIDEIFSWVEQNPRLQLKAKLISSRYQEIETQKDLYMAMVASVFLESYLFYSGFFYPLYLAGQGKMTSSGEIIDLIVRDESIHGLYVGVLAQEVYQRLSVNEQQACKEELYELLQELQRNEEAYTTELYASIGLAEEVQAYVRYNANKALMNLGLDPIFPEEDVNPIVLNGIRTQTKQHDFFSKKGNGYVRTIHVEQLSDDDFKFDLE
- a CDS encoding DUF952 domain-containing protein produces the protein MNTIYCLVPKGYWEQWEGREHYLPRDYEQEGFIHATKGDDLLGKVADRVYAEYEGELFVLVVDEDKSASPIKYEQAKDGLLYPHIYGPLNHDAIVDVKSMLRTNGNWGIGESIR
- the nrdI gene encoding class Ib ribonucleoside-diphosphate reductase assembly flavoprotein NrdI, which produces MLIAYDSKTGNVRRFVNKLNLPSVEIDEQMVIEEPFVLITYTTGFGQVPEKVTSFLQRNHLYMKGVSASGNRNWGTSFAKSADTIAHQYGVPVISKFELSGTGRDVEHFTSGVATIAAY
- a CDS encoding glycerophosphodiester phosphodiesterase family protein translates to MFNWKRKPHKPLWKRKSLWMILVLVTFVYVTNSSFFAKESVREPFLLAHRGMAQTFHMEGITDETCTAERIYPPEHPYLENTIPSMQAAFDAGADVIELDVQPTKDGTFAVFHDWTLGCRTNGEGVTRDFPLNELQKLDIGYNYTADHGATFPFRGKGIGMMPSLDDVLEHFPKQSLLIHVKSNDPAEGIMLAEYLSKLPTERRATLTVYGGDEPIATLHDRLPDMRVMSKATLKSCLIPYLAVGWSGYVPQACSQTQLHIPDKIAPFLWGWPNRFMERMDKQDTRVILVAGSGDVSSGFDTLEDLKRIPDGFSGGIWTNRIDRISAAYTKK
- the nrdE gene encoding class 1b ribonucleoside-diphosphate reductase subunit alpha produces the protein MRHIELNNELMQRGEDGFYQLEKDKEAVADFLREVEAKTMSFGSVKERMDYLIQNDYYENVYERYTEAQVDEVFRLAKEASFQFASYMAISKFYKDYALKTDDKSTYLEQYPDRVAIVALSLAQGDFDTAKRLTVSMMDQRLQPATPTFLNAGKSRRGEMVSCFLLEMDDSLNSINYILGTCMQLSKIGGGVAVNLSKLRGRGEPIKGVEGAAKGIMPVLKLLEDAFSYADQMGQRKGSGAAYYNIFGWDINEFLDCKKINADEKSRIKTLSIGLIVPHVFYKLAEENKPLTIFAPYSVYKEYGKHLDDLDMDEMYEELLANDRVKKKTIMSAREMLTKIAMIQLESGYPYIMNKSNANKNHALKDIGSVKMSNLCTEIFQLQDTSTITNYGEMDIIRRDISCNLASLNIVNVMEQKMIRESVHEGIEAITAVSDMTAVENAPGVQKANRELHSVGLGAMNLHGFLAKNKIAYESEEAKDFARTFFMMMNYYSLEKSMEIAKERETTFLGFEQSEYAKGTYFAKYVTTDYQPRTEKAKQLFSGMHIPTTEDWAALQQNVQKYGVYHAYRLAIAPTQSISYIQNATSSVMPIVEHIETRTYANSTTYYPMPYLSQENYFYYKSAYVIDQFKVIDLIAEIQEHVDQGISTVLHVNSNVSTRDLARYYIYAAKKGLKSLYYTRTKHLTVEECISCAV
- the mnmA gene encoding tRNA 2-thiouridine(34) synthase MnmA — protein: MKRPEDTRVVVGMSGGVDSSVTAYLLKQQGYDVIGIFMKNWDDTDEFGHCTAEDDFQDVRRVCEQIGIPYYTVNFEKEYMDKVFQYFLDEYKRGRTPNPDVMCNREIKFGELLSKVKDLGADYIATGHYAQVKEVDGEYKLIRGVDSNKDQTYFLNVLGQDQLSRTMFPIGHMPKAQVREIAEQAGLATAKKKDSTGICFIGERNFREFLQNYLPAKPGNIETVEGTVIGQHDGLMYYTLGQRQGLGIGGGHGTSGQPWFVVDKDLKRNALIVGEGSDHPRLYSTSLIATDVSWVSNQQPASVFTCTAKFRYRQPDQGVTVHLREGNTVEVVFEKPQKAVTPGQAVVFYDGEFCLGGGTIDQVTLMDK